A section of the Campylobacter lanienae NCTC 13004 genome encodes:
- a CDS encoding succinate CoA transferase, whose product MIDNTINDTSRIKDARYLSKVIKADEAAALIPHKAQIGFSGFVGAGSPLYVPIAIANRAQKLHEAGQEYKISIYSGASTDVDLDGVLAKANCVEFRTPFNTDPNMRGRINAGETRYLDVHLSSLAWQVECGYFGDMDFAVIEISGITEDGKLIPTTSVGNNQAWLNAAKKVILELNIHQPKELEGFHDIYVQAKPPFREPIPLKIARDRIGTPYMSVDFDKVVGVVLSSTEDRLNSFTPLDEVSIAIGDNVAKFFAAEEAAGRLPKGKLLPLQSGIGNVANAVLAALSKAGYKGLECYSEVIQDGMLDLVKDGTVDLASASALSLSPTAVEEFRKNVDFYKEHIILRPQEISNSPELVRRLGVVAMNGMLEADIYGNINSTNVMGTQMMNGIGGSGDFARNGYLSLFLTPSVAKGGAISAIVPFVSHVDHTEHDTMVVVTEYGYADLRGCSPRERAQKMIAIAHPDYRDMLQDYFDRACAQPKPGHTPHILSEALSWHDRYNKTGSMKK is encoded by the coding sequence ATGATTGACAATACTATAAATGATACTAGTCGTATCAAAGACGCTAGATATCTATCTAAGGTTATCAAAGCAGATGAAGCAGCGGCTCTCATCCCACATAAGGCTCAAATAGGATTTAGTGGATTTGTCGGCGCTGGAAGCCCTCTATATGTCCCAATCGCAATTGCCAATAGAGCTCAAAAGCTACATGAAGCTGGTCAAGAATATAAGATTAGTATATATTCTGGTGCTAGTACTGATGTGGATTTAGATGGTGTTTTGGCTAAGGCTAATTGTGTTGAGTTTAGAACTCCATTTAATACAGACCCAAATATGAGAGGCCGTATTAATGCTGGTGAAACTAGATATTTAGATGTCCATCTATCATCTCTTGCGTGGCAAGTAGAGTGTGGATATTTTGGTGATATGGATTTTGCTGTGATTGAAATTTCAGGTATCACAGAAGATGGCAAATTAATCCCTACCACCTCAGTAGGCAATAACCAAGCTTGGTTAAATGCTGCTAAAAAGGTGATTTTGGAGTTAAATATCCATCAACCAAAAGAGCTAGAGGGATTTCATGATATCTATGTCCAAGCCAAACCGCCATTTCGTGAGCCAATCCCACTTAAAATTGCTAGAGATCGTATAGGAACTCCATATATGAGCGTGGATTTTGATAAGGTTGTAGGTGTGGTATTAAGCTCTACTGAAGATAGGCTAAATAGCTTTACTCCACTTGATGAGGTTTCAATAGCCATTGGTGATAATGTGGCTAAATTTTTCGCTGCTGAAGAGGCTGCTGGTAGGTTACCAAAGGGTAAATTACTACCACTTCAAAGTGGTATCGGTAATGTGGCTAACGCTGTTTTAGCCGCTCTTAGTAAGGCTGGATATAAAGGACTTGAGTGCTACTCAGAAGTTATCCAAGATGGTATGCTAGACCTTGTCAAAGATGGCACCGTCGATCTAGCTTCAGCTTCAGCTCTCTCACTTAGTCCAACTGCTGTGGAGGAATTTAGAAAAAATGTTGATTTCTATAAAGAGCATATAATTCTTCGCCCACAAGAGATATCAAATAGCCCAGAATTAGTAAGACGCCTTGGGGTTGTAGCTATGAATGGTATGTTAGAAGCCGATATCTATGGCAATATAAACTCAACTAATGTTATGGGTACGCAGATGATGAACGGAATCGGCGGTAGCGGGGATTTTGCTAGAAATGGCTATCTATCTCTGTTTTTAACTCCTTCAGTAGCAAAGGGTGGGGCGATATCAGCTATTGTGCCTTTTGTGAGCCATGTAGATCACACTGAGCATGATACTATGGTGGTAGTAACCGAGTATGGATATGCTGATTTAAGAGGTTGTAGTCCAAGAGAAAGGGCACAAAAAATGATAGCTATAGCGCATCCAGATTATAGAGATATGCTACAAGACTACTTCGATAGAGCGTGCGCTCAGCCAAAACCAGGCCACACGCCACATATATTAAGCGAAGCTTTAAGTTGGCATGATAGATACAATAAAACAGGTAGCATGAAAAAATAA
- a CDS encoding GGDEF domain-containing protein produces the protein MNLITDKISFNFKFVLSLFLIATIIYSFIFYMMDSYILSIIAFAGLFVYIICIKAIDENDYDRVFLLSHLHIVISAACATMILGWDYGFYLVIIAIASTAHLNIFKNRLITYLLTGFEFIIFIIVYIVSNVYFPKIAGDFVELFYLSNLAFLLFLFVAIFKIYNIVNQTNIKDLHKYKHELKAASQTDHLTGLINKRALNLILSKKSNKTITIAMCDIDNFKSINDKFGHNIGDEVLKTLAKIFTDNTNKSDIVCRWGGEEFVIVATNTSRANFINQIQNIRFIINQTPIKVSNTLSIHFTVTFGISDSGTDSHKLTDQADKRLYKGKRSVKNCIITK, from the coding sequence ATGAACCTAATAACAGATAAAATATCATTTAATTTCAAATTTGTATTATCCCTATTTTTAATCGCAACAATTATATACTCTTTTATATTTTATATGATGGATTCTTATATTCTATCCATTATAGCTTTTGCGGGGCTTTTTGTCTATATCATCTGTATTAAGGCTATAGATGAAAATGACTATGATAGGGTATTTTTGCTCTCTCATCTACATATCGTGATATCTGCGGCCTGCGCTACTATGATACTCGGGTGGGATTATGGATTTTATCTAGTGATTATAGCTATTGCTTCAACTGCTCATCTAAATATCTTTAAAAATAGATTGATTACTTATCTTTTGACTGGGTTTGAGTTTATCATTTTTATTATTGTCTATATTGTATCAAATGTCTATTTTCCTAAGATTGCGGGGGATTTTGTAGAGCTATTTTACCTAAGCAATCTAGCCTTTTTGCTATTTTTATTTGTTGCGATATTTAAAATTTATAATATTGTAAATCAGACAAATATAAAAGATCTACACAAATACAAACATGAATTAAAAGCCGCTTCTCAAACTGACCATCTCACAGGCCTTATCAATAAAAGAGCACTGAATTTAATCCTATCTAAAAAATCTAACAAAACAATCACAATCGCTATGTGCGATATAGATAATTTCAAAAGCATAAATGACAAATTCGGCCATAATATCGGTGATGAAGTGCTAAAAACTCTAGCCAAAATTTTCACAGATAATACCAATAAATCTGATATAGTCTGTCGCTGGGGTGGGGAGGAGTTTGTAATTGTAGCTACTAATACTAGTAGAGCAAACTTTATAAACCAAATTCAAAATATAAGATTTATAATCAACCAAACCCCAATCAAAGTATCAAATACCCTATCAATCCATTTTACCGTAACATTTGGAATTTCAGATAGCGGTACAGACTCGCATAAATTAACAGATCAAGCCGATAAAAGATTATATAAAGGCAAACGAAGTGTCAAAAATTGTATAATCACAAAATAA
- a CDS encoding GGDEF domain-containing protein, whose protein sequence is MNKVAKNIKSHPKVYHKLLLLYIVILAVYGSLYAYSGLLFLFTNFAISFFISVALYIDFNEPKYEKIINLWIQISATYTMVLSIITLGWGYGFELFLLELIAIYPVLPIKNSILKFFIPIFQLILFIVLYFAFNGQDINYGSQTLKHISFLFCFSMIAVKFIALQDNNNTTYAMDIINTQKENISYKNIAEIDYLTGLYNRAPMNEIIAQNFKMLSNRQIKSLAVILCDIDNFKSINDTYGHIFGDIVLSKVAEILNNKISKFGKVSRWGGEEFLAIIPAQNLKKCIQITETARVTIHSANPDKVPISATFGLLYIEDPIEIDQAISIADNLLYRGKNQGKNQVVSEKYEPNNR, encoded by the coding sequence ATGAACAAAGTCGCTAAAAATATAAAATCCCACCCAAAGGTCTATCATAAACTGCTACTATTATATATCGTTATTTTAGCAGTTTATGGATCGCTATATGCCTATTCTGGGTTGCTATTTTTATTTACTAATTTTGCTATATCGTTTTTTATCTCAGTGGCTCTTTATATAGATTTTAATGAGCCTAAATATGAAAAAATTATAAATTTATGGATACAAATCAGCGCTACATATACAATGGTTTTGTCTATTATAACCTTAGGTTGGGGGTATGGATTTGAGCTATTTTTACTTGAATTGATAGCGATTTATCCTGTGTTGCCTATTAAGAATTCTATCTTAAAGTTTTTTATTCCGATTTTTCAGCTAATTTTATTTATTGTTTTGTATTTTGCATTTAATGGTCAAGATATCAATTACGGCTCACAAACTCTAAAACATATTAGCTTTCTATTTTGTTTTTCTATGATAGCTGTCAAATTCATAGCCTTACAAGATAACAACAACACAACCTACGCTATGGATATCATAAACACACAAAAAGAGAATATAAGCTACAAAAATATCGCCGAAATCGACTATCTCACAGGATTATACAATAGAGCACCAATGAATGAGATAATAGCTCAAAATTTCAAAATGCTATCAAACAGACAGATAAAATCACTAGCTGTAATCTTATGCGATATAGATAATTTTAAAAGTATCAATGATACATATGGGCATATCTTTGGTGATATAGTCTTATCTAAGGTTGCTGAAATTTTAAATAACAAAATATCCAAATTTGGCAAGGTTAGTCGCTGGGGCGGAGAGGAATTCCTAGCTATAATCCCAGCTCAAAATCTCAAAAAATGTATCCAAATCACAGAGACTGCAAGAGTAACTATCCATAGTGCTAATCCCGATAAAGTGCCTATCAGTGCTACATTTGGGCTATTATATATTGAAGACCCGATAGAGATAGACCAAGCCATTAGCATAGCTGATAACCTACTCTATCGTGGTAAAAATCAAGGTAAAAATCAAGTAGTATCGGAAAAATATGAACCTAATAACAGATAA
- the kdsB gene encoding 3-deoxy-manno-octulosonate cytidylyltransferase has protein sequence MIIIPTRLASTRFANKILADIGGIPMFVKTAQLASKCDDVVVACDDENVANIADKFKIKAILTSQDHDSGTDRINEAAKKLNLNSDEIVINLQADEPFFEEKNLVKFRDFTAQRIKDGAFMTSCLKFSDHQSAQNPNLVKVITDKDDYAIYFSRSLIPYPRSRCDLYKAHIGIYGYSVDTLSKFCSLTTKELENIEKLEQLRAISSGKKIAMLEISSDSIGIDTIEDLQNAANKFGFKSTLLQ, from the coding sequence ATGATAATAATACCAACTCGCCTAGCATCAACTAGATTTGCTAATAAAATCCTAGCCGATATAGGCGGGATTCCTATGTTTGTAAAAACAGCTCAATTAGCTAGTAAATGCGATGATGTAGTTGTCGCTTGTGATGATGAAAATGTAGCTAATATCGCAGATAAATTCAAGATAAAAGCGATTCTTACTAGTCAAGATCACGATAGTGGTACCGATAGAATCAACGAAGCAGCCAAAAAGCTAAATTTAAATAGTGATGAAATTGTGATAAATTTACAAGCTGATGAGCCATTTTTTGAAGAGAAAAATCTAGTTAAATTTAGAGATTTCACCGCCCAAAGAATAAAAGATGGCGCATTTATGACTAGTTGCTTGAAATTTAGCGATCATCAATCAGCTCAAAATCCAAATTTGGTAAAAGTAATCACAGATAAAGATGATTACGCTATATATTTCTCACGCTCACTAATCCCATACCCAAGAAGTCGCTGTGATCTATATAAAGCGCATATCGGGATCTATGGTTATAGCGTAGATACTCTATCTAAGTTTTGCTCTCTTACTACCAAAGAGCTAGAAAATATAGAGAAATTAGAGCAATTAAGAGCAATTTCAAGTGGCAAAAAGATCGCAATGTTAGAGATTAGTAGCGATAGTATCGGCATTGATACAATTGAAGATCTACAAAATGCGGCTAATAAATTTGGATTTAAATCTACTTTATTACAATGA
- the thrC gene encoding threonine synthase, which yields MKFITIKLDANEALGLSKELKKHKSVFEIYNLSPNNAKELLNIDINSDKAIIAIIGKFKKIKSILEKDFNHLNLDIDAKSLEELNPKAIKSLKDINLPKLVSTRLSLENEVNEPVNLDYALLNPAAKYGGLYAPINLPLISKKEFKKLSNLDYSKFALEIIKKFKFNISLNKFKKALDRYNKFDKSAVEIKKIDKNLYINELWHGPTRAFKDMALQPFGELLSSISHVQKQLIMCATSGDTGPATLSSFENAKNIKVVCLYPKNGTSEVQRLQMVNQKAPNLKVIGIEGNFDDAQQALKTLLNDDEFKTALKSSGYNLSAANSVNFGRILFQIIYHIYVCVSINKNKEPIDIIVPSGNFGNALGAYYAKKMGANIAKIKIASNKNNILTELFNSGIYDLNGKELIHTISPAMDILISSNVERLLFDKFGPVRTKELMDSLANNKRYELSSAELEALKAEFEAAYCDDDECMKNISKVAKTGILIDPHTATCLNLAQPSHLSVITSTAQWVKFTPSMIKSLENRDSKDELADMKLLADKYHTKIPKSIIKLFKEDEIHTEVVNKDKIKSNIIEWIKQ from the coding sequence ATGAAATTTATAACAATCAAATTAGACGCAAATGAAGCCTTAGGGCTATCAAAAGAGCTTAAAAAACACAAATCTGTCTTTGAAATCTACAACCTAAGCCCAAATAACGCAAAAGAGCTATTAAATATAGATATAAATAGCGATAAAGCCATAATCGCAATTATAGGTAAATTTAAAAAGATTAAATCTATCTTAGAAAAAGATTTTAATCATCTTAATTTAGATATTGACGCCAAAAGCCTAGAAGAGCTAAATCCAAAAGCGATAAAATCACTAAAAGATATAAATTTACCAAAATTAGTTTCTACTAGACTAAGCTTAGAAAATGAGGTAAATGAGCCTGTAAATTTAGATTACGCACTTCTTAATCCAGCTGCGAAATATGGCGGTTTATACGCACCAATTAATCTACCATTGATTAGCAAAAAAGAGTTTAAAAAGCTATCAAATTTGGATTATTCTAAATTTGCTTTAGAGATTATTAAGAAATTTAAATTTAATATAAGCTTAAATAAATTTAAAAAAGCCCTAGATAGATATAATAAATTTGATAAAAGCGCTGTCGAGATCAAAAAAATAGATAAAAATTTATATATTAATGAGCTTTGGCACGGCCCTACAAGAGCCTTTAAAGATATGGCACTTCAGCCTTTTGGAGAGCTTTTAAGCTCTATTTCTCATGTTCAAAAACAGCTAATAATGTGCGCTACTAGCGGCGATACAGGTCCAGCTACTCTAAGCTCATTTGAAAATGCTAAAAATATAAAAGTAGTCTGCCTATACCCAAAAAACGGCACAAGTGAAGTCCAAAGACTACAAATGGTAAATCAAAAAGCACCAAATTTAAAAGTTATAGGCATTGAAGGCAACTTCGATGATGCGCAACAAGCTCTTAAAACTCTACTAAATGATGATGAGTTTAAAACCGCTCTAAAATCCTCAGGATACAATCTAAGTGCGGCAAATTCAGTAAATTTCGGTAGAATTTTATTTCAAATCATATATCATATCTATGTTTGTGTGAGCATCAATAAAAATAAAGAGCCAATTGATATTATAGTCCCAAGTGGCAACTTCGGTAATGCTCTTGGGGCGTATTACGCTAAAAAAATGGGTGCAAATATCGCTAAAATCAAGATCGCATCAAACAAAAATAATATCCTTACAGAGCTATTTAATAGTGGAATTTATGATCTAAATGGCAAAGAGCTTATCCATACGATCAGCCCGGCGATGGATATTTTGATTAGCTCAAATGTAGAGAGACTACTATTTGATAAATTTGGCCCAGTTAGAACAAAAGAGCTTATGGATAGCCTAGCAAATAATAAAAGATATGAGCTAAGTAGCGCTGAGTTAGAGGCGCTAAAAGCTGAATTTGAAGCTGCGTATTGCGATGATGATGAGTGTATGAAAAATATCTCTAAAGTAGCCAAAACAGGTATCTTGATAGACCCACACACAGCCACATGCCTAAATCTAGCCCAACCAAGCCACCTAAGCGTGATAACCTCCACTGCTCAATGGGTGAAATTTACTCCAAGTATGATAAAATCACTAGAAAACAGAGATAGCAAAGATGAGCTAGCTGATATGAAACTACTAGCTGATAAATATCACACCAAAATTCCAAAAAGCATAATTAAGCTATTTAAAGAAGATGAAATTCATACTGAAGTTGTCAATAAAGATAAGATAAAATCAAATATAATAGAGTGGATAAAACAATGA
- the argB gene encoding acetylglutamate kinase produces MLKSSRTAEVILSALPYIQKFRDKIFVIKYGGAAQIDEKLKNNFARDIVLLQIVGIKVVLVHGGGKTINSFLDRLDIKSEFIDGLRVTDANTMEVVEMALSGLVNKEITSMLNKHGARAIGVSGKDDNMLRAKVMDNGKYGFVGDITSVDDRLINSLLDDGLIPVIAPIAIGENYESYNINADLCASAIASKLKASKVIFLSDIKGVLDKNSNLISKLDENSIDELKKDGTISGGMIPKIDACLECIRSGVGTAHIIDGKIPHSLLLEIFTDEGIGSIIQ; encoded by the coding sequence ATGTTAAAAAGCAGTAGAACGGCTGAAGTCATCCTTAGTGCTTTGCCATATATCCAAAAATTTAGAGATAAAATTTTTGTTATCAAATATGGCGGAGCAGCTCAAATAGATGAGAAGTTAAAAAACAACTTCGCTAGGGATATTGTACTTTTACAGATTGTTGGTATTAAGGTTGTTTTGGTTCATGGTGGTGGCAAAACTATTAACTCATTTTTAGATCGGCTTGATATTAAGAGCGAATTTATTGATGGGCTTAGGGTTACAGATGCAAACACTATGGAAGTTGTAGAGATGGCACTTAGCGGCCTAGTAAATAAAGAGATCACTAGTATGCTAAATAAACATGGCGCAAGAGCCATAGGCGTTAGCGGCAAAGATGATAATATGCTAAGAGCTAAGGTAATGGATAATGGCAAATACGGCTTTGTAGGCGATATCACTAGCGTAGATGATAGACTTATTAACTCTCTTTTAGATGATGGGTTGATACCAGTTATTGCACCAATTGCTATTGGTGAAAATTACGAATCATACAATATCAACGCTGATTTGTGTGCTAGTGCGATAGCTAGTAAATTAAAAGCTAGTAAGGTTATATTTTTAAGCGATATTAAAGGTGTTTTGGATAAAAACTCAAATTTAATTAGCAAACTCGATGAAAATAGCATTGATGAGCTTAAAAAAGATGGGACGATAAGCGGCGGAATGATACCTAAAATTGACGCTTGTTTAGAGTGTATAAGAAGTGGAGTTGGCACGGCTCATATAATTGATGGTAAAATTCCACACTCATTACTATTAGAAATTTTCACAGATGAAGGTATAGGGAGCATAATACAATGA
- a CDS encoding tetraacyldisaccharide 4'-kinase gives MFNSKLHAWLEKYFYQPGYFELAISALLLPFSFIYYCLVWIKFKLAKPVKFKIPIISVGNLILGGSGKTPLTKAIFNEFSPKFKTFIILRGYKRESKGMQIVALNGDIKCDTKTSGDEAMEYAISLKNANIIVCNDRKIAINEAINLGAKLVILDDGFGKADIFKLNILIKPQNTPKLNFTIPSGFYRYPKSFYNLADIIPNSDDIIKEINIINPTDKMVLISGIANPSRLSFIYDRCVGYEHFGDHYKFNKFECENILKKYNGTSLLVTQKDYVKIKDFGLNLSILELKTIISPNLSNKIALFIKSYQNSDKIYQTNQEGKIC, from the coding sequence GTGTTTAACTCTAAATTACACGCTTGGCTAGAGAAGTATTTTTATCAGCCAGGCTATTTTGAGCTAGCTATTAGCGCCTTGCTCTTGCCATTTTCATTTATATATTACTGCTTGGTTTGGATAAAATTTAAACTAGCTAAGCCGGTCAAATTTAAAATCCCGATAATTAGCGTTGGCAATCTAATCTTAGGTGGTAGCGGCAAAACCCCGCTTACAAAAGCGATATTTAATGAATTTAGCCCTAAATTTAAAACTTTCATAATTTTAAGAGGATATAAAAGAGAGTCTAAAGGCATGCAAATAGTAGCTTTAAATGGTGATATAAAATGCGATACCAAAACCAGCGGAGATGAGGCGATGGAGTATGCCATAAGCCTTAAAAATGCCAATATAATTGTCTGTAATGATCGCAAAATAGCTATAAATGAAGCTATAAATCTAGGTGCTAAGCTTGTGATTTTAGATGATGGGTTTGGCAAGGCTGATATATTTAAACTCAATATCTTAATCAAACCACAAAATACACCAAAGCTAAATTTCACCATCCCAAGCGGATTTTATCGCTATCCAAAGAGCTTTTATAACCTAGCTGATATCATCCCAAATAGCGATGATATAATCAAAGAGATTAACATTATAAACCCTACTGATAAAATGGTCTTAATAAGCGGTATAGCTAATCCTTCAAGACTTAGCTTTATCTATGATAGGTGCGTTGGATATGAGCATTTTGGCGATCACTATAAATTTAATAAATTTGAGTGTGAAAATATACTAAAAAAATATAACGGCACTTCGCTTTTAGTCACGCAAAAAGATTATGTAAAGATAAAAGATTTTGGCTTAAATCTCTCTATTTTGGAGCTAAAAACAATTATTTCGCCAAATTTATCAAATAAAATTGCGTTATTTATCAAAAGCTACCAAAATTCAGATAAAATATATCAAACAAATCAAGAAGGAAAGATATGTTAA
- a CDS encoding DegT/DnrJ/EryC1/StrS family aminotransferase has product MRDIPFFRPLITDREHELIKETLEKNANYMVENLENKIKNFFGAKHAITTNNGTAAIHLSLCAMDLKRGDKIICSVNAFPSIAQVIRHFDAEPIFVDINEDDFNIDPNELEKILKTQKHKKLKAAFITHVAGQSADMDAIYALANEYDIKIIDDASRAMGATYKGKLIGNMSSYMSCFQINPQVQHAVATTGIIVTNDDEMASRARLIRNHAIINDSFDKDGNLGYMYDVIDIGQKYDLNSLCAAYSIAQFEKLDMFIERRKAIAAMYNEELKDCPHITTPVIKRDHIYNQYIIKIDKNRDSFARELKDIGIHTSLHYRPMHLLSYYKNKYHLRVNDFPKALKTYQQILSLPIYAALSDEEVLYITSAVKSIAQNRV; this is encoded by the coding sequence ATGAGAGATATACCATTTTTTCGCCCATTAATTACCGATAGAGAGCATGAACTTATCAAAGAGACCTTAGAAAAAAATGCAAACTATATGGTTGAGAATTTAGAAAATAAGATAAAAAATTTCTTCGGTGCCAAACACGCTATCACCACAAATAACGGCACCGCCGCTATACACCTAAGCTTATGTGCGATGGATTTAAAGCGTGGAGATAAGATCATCTGCTCTGTTAATGCCTTTCCTAGTATCGCTCAAGTCATTAGGCATTTTGATGCTGAGCCGATCTTTGTCGATATAAATGAAGATGATTTTAATATAGACCCAAATGAGCTAGAAAAGATCCTAAAAACTCAAAAACACAAAAAATTAAAAGCCGCATTTATAACCCATGTAGCTGGTCAAAGTGCTGATATGGACGCTATATACGCCCTTGCTAATGAGTATGATATAAAGATTATTGATGATGCTAGTAGAGCGATGGGCGCTACATATAAAGGCAAATTAATAGGCAATATGAGCTCATATATGTCTTGTTTTCAGATCAATCCCCAAGTCCAACACGCAGTAGCAACAACTGGTATTATAGTTACAAATGATGATGAGATGGCTAGTCGTGCTAGACTAATTCGCAACCACGCTATAATCAACGATAGCTTTGATAAAGATGGAAATTTAGGCTATATGTATGATGTTATCGATATCGGTCAAAAATATGATTTAAACTCACTTTGCGCTGCATATAGTATAGCTCAATTTGAAAAGCTAGATATGTTTATTGAGCGTAGAAAAGCCATAGCTGCTATGTATAATGAAGAGTTAAAAGATTGCCCACATATCACCACTCCAGTAATTAAGCGAGATCATATATATAATCAATATATAATCAAAATTGATAAAAATCGTGATAGCTTTGCTAGAGAGTTAAAAGATATTGGCATTCACACTAGCCTTCACTATCGCCCAATGCACCTACTCAGCTACTATAAAAACAAATACCACCTAAGGGTAAATGACTTCCCAAAAGCGCTTAAAACCTATCAGCAAATTCTCTCACTACCTATATATGCGGCTTTAAGCGATGAAGAGGTGCTATATATCACTAGCGCAGTAAAATCAATAGCGCAAAATCGTGTTTAA
- a CDS encoding NAD+ synthase, whose translation MILVENFKLLENKLINFLNSYLKSSKASGFVVGLSGGLDSAVVATLCAKVAPTKALIMPTSNSNKQNLADAIELSKSLKISYEIIDISDILAAFLPFSDKFDRLRVGNITARIRMIILYDHSSQLNSLVVGTSNKSERILGYGTIYGDMACALNPIANIYKSDLFKFASYLSINPNIINKAPSADLWQNQSDESELGYSYKEIDELLKAIENNEDLSKFDSEFKNQIINRISKNSFKLKPPAIPIN comes from the coding sequence ATGATATTAGTGGAAAATTTTAAATTATTAGAAAATAAACTTATAAATTTTCTTAATTCTTATCTCAAAAGCTCAAAAGCTAGTGGCTTTGTAGTTGGATTAAGCGGTGGATTAGATTCTGCTGTTGTAGCCACTTTATGCGCTAAAGTCGCACCTACAAAGGCTCTTATAATGCCAACTTCTAACTCAAATAAACAAAATTTAGCCGATGCTATAGAGCTATCTAAAAGCTTAAAGATAAGCTATGAAATAATCGATATCAGCGATATTTTAGCCGCATTTTTGCCTTTTAGCGATAAATTTGATAGATTAAGAGTTGGCAATATCACAGCTAGAATTCGTATGATTATCTTATATGATCACTCTAGTCAGCTAAACTCCCTAGTCGTAGGCACGAGCAATAAAAGCGAAAGAATCCTAGGCTATGGGACAATCTATGGCGATATGGCGTGTGCTTTAAATCCAATTGCCAATATCTATAAAAGCGATCTTTTTAAATTTGCTTCATATCTTAGCATAAATCCAAATATAATAAACAAAGCCCCAAGCGCAGATCTATGGCAAAATCAAAGCGATGAGAGTGAGCTAGGATATAGTTATAAAGAGATTGATGAGCTATTAAAAGCGATAGAAAATAACGAAGATCTATCTAAATTTGATAGCGAATTTAAAAACCAAATTATAAATAGAATATCTAAAAATAGCTTTAAACTCAAACCACCAGCTATACCAATAAATTAG
- a CDS encoding MBL fold metallo-hydrolase, whose protein sequence is MQIISRAFGIYGTNCYVVILDSGEVIIDPGDGALEWIEKVCKNPLAILCTHGHFDHIYDCEEIRSKFNTKIYIPKDDAFMCENDPFGLLKAKFKPDIMVDDKDEIELGGVKFCFHHFAGHTPGCSVITAENVMFSGDFIFKNSIGRYDFPFSDGALMKESLNRVLGFKDYRIYPGHGEPTSLDSERNSLSRWAQAI, encoded by the coding sequence ATGCAGATTATTTCAAGAGCTTTTGGGATTTATGGGACGAATTGTTATGTGGTGATTTTAGATAGTGGTGAGGTGATAATAGACCCAGGTGATGGGGCTTTGGAGTGGATTGAAAAGGTGTGTAAAAATCCTTTGGCTATCTTATGTACTCATGGGCATTTTGATCATATATATGATTGTGAGGAGATAAGGAGTAAATTTAATACCAAAATTTACATCCCCAAAGATGACGCTTTTATGTGCGAGAATGATCCATTTGGGCTTTTAAAGGCGAAATTCAAACCAGATATTATGGTAGATGATAAAGATGAGATTGAGCTTGGTGGGGTGAAATTTTGCTTTCATCACTTTGCTGGGCATACGCCAGGATGTAGCGTGATAACAGCTGAAAATGTGATGTTTAGCGGGGATTTTATATTTAAAAATTCAATTGGTAGATATGATTTTCCTTTTAGTGATGGGGCTCTTATGAAAGAGAGTTTAAATAGAGTTTTGGGATTTAAAGATTATAGAATTTACCCAGGGCATGGAGAGCCAACAAGCCTAGATAGTGAGAGAAATTCTCTATCTAGATGGGCTCAGGCTATATAG